The Litoribrevibacter albus genome includes a window with the following:
- a CDS encoding lysophospholipid acyltransferase family protein, whose product MMRKLIKSLVVSKDLESHIDKMPKEVGSLGYDAWGFNSDINKIGVALFKKLYDHYFRVEADGLENIPKDGPCLIIANHSGQLPLDGTLIGIAMEMNPHSPRAPRAMIERFFPTVPFLGNLLNSVGAVIGDPLNCAKMLERGEAVIVFPEGIRGSGKLYNKRYQLQRFGNGFMHLAMKYNAPIIPVGVVGCEETIPAIANVKPLAKLLHVPYVPIALPFIFPAKVHLNFGKPMHFNHDQNETGREITEQEVTKQVEQVKSAIRGLINKGLAERKRIF is encoded by the coding sequence ATGATGCGAAAACTCATTAAGAGCCTTGTGGTCTCTAAGGATCTAGAGTCACACATCGACAAAATGCCTAAAGAAGTCGGTTCCTTAGGCTACGATGCTTGGGGTTTTAACAGCGACATTAACAAGATTGGCGTCGCTCTTTTCAAAAAGCTTTACGATCACTACTTCCGAGTAGAAGCCGACGGTTTAGAAAATATTCCAAAAGATGGCCCTTGCCTGATTATCGCCAACCACAGTGGGCAGTTACCTCTGGATGGTACGCTTATCGGCATTGCGATGGAGATGAACCCTCACTCTCCAAGAGCTCCAAGAGCCATGATCGAGCGTTTCTTTCCAACCGTTCCTTTCCTTGGAAACCTACTTAACTCCGTTGGTGCAGTCATTGGCGATCCTCTTAATTGCGCTAAGATGCTAGAACGAGGCGAAGCCGTGATTGTCTTCCCGGAAGGGATTAGAGGGTCAGGAAAGCTCTACAACAAGCGCTATCAATTACAGCGTTTTGGTAACGGTTTCATGCACTTAGCAATGAAGTATAACGCCCCGATTATTCCTGTGGGTGTTGTCGGCTGTGAAGAAACCATTCCGGCCATCGCCAATGTTAAGCCCCTCGCCAAGCTTCTTCATGTTCCTTATGTTCCAATTGCCTTGCCGTTTATTTTCCCGGCGAAAGTTCATCTAAACTTCGGCAAGCCAATGCATTTCAATCATGACCAGAATGAAACCGGTCGAGAAATCACAGAACAAGAAGTAACCAAGCAAGTAGAGCAAGTCAAATCCGCTATTCGCGGTTTGATTAACAAAGGTTTGGCGGAAAGAAAACGGATCTTCTAA
- a CDS encoding inorganic triphosphatase, with protein sequence MSQELELKLELSEDAVAQFLNLSWFHSNPANVRQPDKTLENIYFDTPDLQLLKTKAALRIRRSGSQYLQTLKTKGKSVGGLHQRGEWEFKIADTDADGDGEVEPRLQPELFPSDVWPAELNVDQLMPVFETNFTRSGWLWTSSKGSRIEVVLDQGQVIVGEQTTQLSELELELLEGSPECVFDLAEALSKQVPMLVSDVTKAQRGFELFQPGVWQTSRITLEDAREPASRLEWAIQGVMNPSELNDPKCLASVLETLVDDGLLNEMDVRPWLLFGDVSTLNPLLRGQWLLRLARYAWRHSS encoded by the coding sequence ATGTCTCAAGAGTTAGAGTTAAAACTGGAATTGAGTGAAGATGCTGTTGCTCAGTTCTTGAATCTTAGTTGGTTTCATTCAAATCCTGCCAATGTTCGTCAGCCAGATAAAACTCTGGAAAATATCTATTTTGATACACCGGACCTGCAGCTTTTAAAGACTAAGGCGGCGTTGCGTATTCGGAGATCAGGCAGTCAGTATTTACAGACCTTAAAAACCAAAGGTAAGTCCGTCGGCGGTCTGCATCAACGCGGTGAGTGGGAATTCAAAATCGCCGATACCGATGCTGATGGTGATGGTGAGGTTGAGCCACGACTGCAGCCGGAGTTATTTCCATCGGATGTTTGGCCTGCGGAATTGAATGTCGATCAGTTGATGCCCGTCTTTGAAACTAATTTCACGCGATCCGGTTGGTTGTGGACATCATCGAAAGGTTCTCGAATAGAGGTGGTGTTGGATCAAGGGCAGGTAATTGTCGGAGAGCAAACCACGCAGCTTTCTGAGCTTGAGCTGGAGTTGCTGGAAGGCAGCCCCGAGTGTGTCTTTGATCTTGCCGAGGCACTAAGTAAACAGGTGCCTATGTTGGTGTCTGATGTGACCAAGGCTCAACGTGGTTTTGAACTTTTTCAGCCTGGCGTGTGGCAAACCAGTCGAATTACGTTGGAAGATGCTAGGGAACCGGCAAGTCGATTGGAATGGGCGATTCAAGGCGTTATGAATCCGTCTGAATTGAATGATCCGAAGTGCCTTGCATCCGTGCTGGAAACCTTGGTTGACGATGGTTTGTTGAATGAAATGGACGTCAGACCTTGGTTATTATTTGGTGATGTCAGTACACTGAATCCGCTCTTGAGAGGACAATGGTTATTACGTTTGGCACGGTATGCCTGGCGCCATTCTTCGTGA
- a CDS encoding DUF4124 domain-containing protein, translated as MKHYLGWILCFWLFMPVSLSAEIFTWKDDRGTTHFTNLPYSVHPGAQVVTFGVMNYMLAVDVDTVDWNLQSKKTNPKASFLDEVKQCNQWRIELVNLKDKLKKGYTLKEAKRLKAKKLALKDQIWRECR; from the coding sequence ATGAAACATTATCTGGGATGGATACTGTGCTTTTGGTTATTTATGCCTGTCTCGTTATCCGCTGAAATCTTTACCTGGAAAGATGACAGGGGAACCACTCACTTCACCAATTTACCTTACAGCGTTCACCCGGGGGCTCAGGTCGTCACGTTCGGCGTGATGAACTACATGCTTGCGGTGGATGTTGATACGGTCGACTGGAACCTTCAATCCAAGAAAACCAATCCTAAAGCATCGTTTCTGGACGAAGTGAAACAATGCAACCAATGGCGGATTGAATTGGTCAATCTCAAAGACAAGTTAAAGAAAGGTTATACCCTGAAAGAAGCTAAGCGTTTGAAGGCTAAGAAGCTCGCTTTGAAGGATCAAATCTGGCGGGAGTGTCGGTAG
- a CDS encoding ImpA family metalloprotease — protein MLARVFFVSCVCFLLQACGGGSGGGSDNVSSSSTENNNSVTPAEETEVEKALRTGDAREVSQSITLVNAALDTIDDYRTQYSSIKRQLLQLNTDGSAKQDGSSLTNLTWDVTHDAAQLKATFGVNDTLLISNASQNSTAGSEAFGIIGQEAEDSITSRYMVLGSNPMRTWQRGFDINDAMHQWLKNSIEWLTGRENFNETPLKVRIAHMSDGYYFPDQSATRNWLDTYYPGQVEYNVADSCNGNALLSCVQEQPDLLIISQEKLDGLSTSVITNAIVQAQAQGTAVLYLHTDGHMETLGTAILNHFNVEFVGDNYWDKYYLSAQNMGAYLEETPEHISEIETLLQTLSQSSAQLTATFDWSQCVDDDCSAMPNLQADVLDGANEVRSMMSKLDQNKTNIFANSDRYQLEKLLALLGDHYRQSIQYPMTRGETSTSDFIHAMYADMSVYNIRSVNPVPTDLGNFSRTDFSHITPTNKTISMTTKRYFRAAGVYAMPGQTVQVTRLDSSDVTTKVFVNSIRSGSTHWFGENQAYNRPKYLQSTHIEIQPGETLAITSPYGGPIQLEFGENGHTVEFRFERIGLHPFWNGSEDNQSFEQQLSANDFDWAELSTAGFEVHSRTSKMVNSMNNWGGTAADVALATERYVSNLPHVLAGFQGPGIDVIPEIHDFANDNGFTVTNIDIVKHMNADQPTCGWGCSGNPYDAGWDFSPIGHGDIHELGHGLERSRFRFEGWPTHASTNPYSYHSKSHYYQDTGNEPNCQSLPFKELFDALQAAQSQADPTQYMIDQGFTDWSHGAAIYIQMMMASQAQGVLQDGWMLLPRLHIVEREFGSALSDETTWDANKTALGFSTYSLAEANSINKNDWLNIALSKVTGLAMDSYLTMWGFPPSTKAQQQVTALGLPAMNKTFYASEGTEFCKGFDKPAVAIDGTSTWPL, from the coding sequence ATGTTGGCACGTGTATTCTTCGTTTCATGCGTTTGTTTTCTACTTCAGGCATGCGGGGGCGGCTCCGGTGGTGGTAGTGATAACGTTTCCTCTTCATCCACGGAAAACAATAATTCAGTCACTCCGGCGGAAGAAACGGAAGTGGAAAAGGCCCTAAGAACAGGGGACGCAAGAGAAGTCAGCCAATCAATCACACTGGTTAATGCAGCATTAGATACCATCGATGACTATCGGACACAGTATTCCAGCATCAAACGTCAACTGCTTCAGTTGAACACAGACGGTTCAGCAAAACAGGATGGCTCAAGCCTGACTAACCTCACCTGGGATGTCACTCACGATGCGGCACAGCTAAAGGCAACCTTCGGCGTTAATGACACTTTACTGATCAGCAATGCCAGCCAAAACAGCACCGCTGGTTCCGAAGCCTTTGGCATCATCGGCCAAGAAGCAGAGGATTCGATCACCAGCCGTTACATGGTATTAGGCAGCAATCCAATGCGGACCTGGCAACGCGGATTCGACATCAATGACGCTATGCATCAGTGGCTAAAAAACAGCATTGAATGGCTGACCGGCAGAGAAAATTTTAATGAAACGCCATTGAAAGTACGTATCGCTCACATGAGTGATGGTTATTATTTCCCCGATCAAAGCGCCACCCGCAACTGGCTGGACACCTATTACCCTGGTCAGGTGGAATACAATGTGGCTGACAGCTGTAACGGCAACGCACTGTTGAGTTGTGTTCAGGAGCAACCGGATCTATTGATCATCTCTCAAGAGAAGTTAGACGGCTTATCCACCAGCGTGATCACCAATGCTATTGTACAAGCCCAGGCTCAAGGCACAGCCGTTCTCTATCTACATACCGATGGCCACATGGAAACGCTGGGCACCGCAATCCTTAACCACTTTAATGTGGAGTTTGTCGGAGACAACTACTGGGATAAGTATTACCTCAGCGCACAGAACATGGGTGCTTATCTTGAGGAGACCCCTGAACACATCAGCGAAATAGAAACGCTACTGCAAACCTTATCGCAAAGCTCGGCCCAACTTACAGCGACTTTCGACTGGAGTCAGTGCGTTGATGATGATTGCTCTGCGATGCCAAATCTGCAAGCCGATGTCCTCGACGGTGCCAATGAAGTCAGAAGCATGATGTCCAAATTGGATCAAAACAAAACGAATATCTTCGCCAACAGCGATCGTTACCAACTGGAAAAACTGCTGGCACTGCTTGGGGATCATTATCGTCAATCCATTCAGTACCCAATGACACGAGGCGAAACCAGCACCAGCGATTTCATTCATGCGATGTATGCCGACATGTCGGTCTATAACATCCGATCGGTTAACCCTGTCCCAACGGATTTAGGCAACTTTAGCCGTACCGATTTCAGCCACATTACACCAACGAATAAAACCATCAGCATGACCACCAAACGCTACTTCCGTGCAGCGGGTGTCTATGCAATGCCAGGTCAAACCGTTCAAGTGACCCGCCTAGACAGCAGCGACGTCACCACCAAGGTGTTTGTAAACAGTATTCGCTCCGGCTCTACTCACTGGTTTGGCGAAAACCAAGCCTACAATCGCCCGAAATATCTACAGAGTACCCATATTGAAATCCAGCCAGGAGAAACCCTCGCTATCACTTCACCATACGGCGGCCCAATACAGCTGGAGTTCGGAGAAAATGGTCACACGGTCGAGTTCCGCTTCGAACGCATTGGTCTTCACCCCTTCTGGAACGGCAGCGAAGACAACCAAAGCTTTGAGCAACAATTAAGTGCTAATGACTTCGACTGGGCAGAGTTATCCACAGCCGGATTTGAAGTGCACTCTCGTACCTCGAAAATGGTGAACTCAATGAATAACTGGGGAGGCACCGCTGCGGACGTTGCTCTCGCCACCGAACGCTATGTCTCGAACCTGCCTCATGTATTGGCAGGCTTCCAAGGCCCTGGCATTGATGTCATCCCAGAGATTCATGACTTTGCCAATGATAATGGCTTTACGGTAACCAATATCGACATTGTGAAACACATGAATGCCGATCAACCCACCTGTGGCTGGGGCTGCTCGGGCAACCCGTATGATGCTGGCTGGGATTTCTCGCCAATCGGTCATGGTGACATTCATGAGTTAGGGCATGGGCTGGAACGTTCTCGTTTCCGCTTTGAAGGCTGGCCAACGCACGCCAGTACCAATCCGTACTCCTATCATTCAAAGTCCCATTATTATCAAGACACAGGGAACGAACCTAACTGCCAGTCGTTACCTTTCAAAGAATTGTTCGATGCGTTACAAGCCGCGCAATCACAAGCCGATCCGACTCAATACATGATCGATCAAGGCTTTACTGACTGGTCGCACGGCGCGGCGATCTACATTCAAATGATGATGGCCTCACAAGCCCAAGGCGTTCTACAAGACGGCTGGATGCTGCTACCAAGACTACACATAGTAGAAAGAGAGTTCGGTTCAGCACTAAGCGATGAAACTACCTGGGATGCCAATAAAACTGCGCTGGGTTTCTCTACCTACAGCTTGGCCGAAGCCAACTCGATCAATAAAAATGATTGGCTGAACATTGCGCTCAGCAAAGTTACAGGACTGGCGATGGACAGCTACCTAACGATGTGGGGCTTCCCGCCAAGCACCAAAGCGCAACAACAAGTGACCGCACTTGGCTTACCCGCAATGAACAAAACCTTCTACGCATCGGAAGGTACTGAGTTCTGTAAAGGGTTTGATAAACCGGCGGTGGCTATTGATGGAACGAGTACTTGGCCTTTGTAG
- a CDS encoding ion transporter: MALPNSPFERRSRWYRYLNEPSLENKVSVAISVFIATVIVLNIIEVIIGSIPQYGLQMKEWYWVSSQVLVVFFAIEYGMRIWVAAEMPHENKMRTEWQRRRDYIFSSMGLVDLFAFLPFALIFVLPSSEFSDLRILKLFAMARLLKLTRYSTSLTILLRVYQENKRILLAALFVILSLTFVAAAGVYIFEHKAQPVAFGSIPAAMWWALVTLTTVGYGDVTPITLGGKIFGSLVIVCGVGVAAMPAGIFASSFVQLIKEQERQRRRERREKKYQAVADRAKAGVTEYPQLHLELSSSEQIEVDYLMKEFDLTLDQAVGVVIHFRH; the protein is encoded by the coding sequence ATGGCCTTACCAAATTCTCCCTTTGAACGGCGATCTCGCTGGTATCGGTATCTCAATGAGCCGAGTCTTGAAAATAAGGTGTCAGTCGCGATTTCTGTATTTATCGCTACCGTCATCGTTTTGAATATCATTGAAGTGATCATCGGTTCGATTCCTCAATACGGTTTACAAATGAAGGAATGGTATTGGGTGTCGAGCCAGGTTTTGGTGGTGTTTTTTGCCATTGAGTACGGGATGCGTATTTGGGTGGCGGCGGAAATGCCCCATGAAAATAAGATGCGAACCGAATGGCAGCGGCGGCGAGACTATATCTTTTCGTCGATGGGGCTGGTGGATCTATTTGCATTCCTGCCTTTTGCTCTGATTTTTGTTCTGCCCAGCTCTGAATTTTCTGACTTACGAATCTTGAAGTTGTTTGCGATGGCGCGCTTGCTCAAGTTAACGCGCTACTCGACCTCATTAACAATCCTGCTGCGTGTGTATCAAGAGAATAAACGCATTCTATTGGCGGCATTGTTCGTGATTTTGTCGCTGACGTTTGTGGCCGCAGCGGGTGTGTATATCTTTGAGCATAAAGCCCAGCCAGTTGCTTTTGGCAGTATTCCCGCCGCGATGTGGTGGGCGTTAGTGACCTTAACCACCGTCGGTTATGGTGATGTGACTCCGATTACTTTAGGTGGCAAGATCTTTGGCTCGTTAGTGATTGTGTGTGGGGTGGGGGTTGCTGCAATGCCTGCCGGTATTTTCGCCTCTTCGTTTGTTCAGTTGATTAAAGAACAAGAGCGGCAGCGGCGCAGAGAGCGGCGTGAAAAGAAGTATCAGGCGGTTGCTGATCGAGCAAAGGCGGGTGTGACGGAGTATCCACAGTTGCATTTGGAGTTATCCAGTTCTGAGCAAATTGAGGTGGACTACTTGATGAAAGAGTTTGATTTAACTCTGGATCAGGCGGTGGGTGTGGTGATTCATTTCAGGCATTAA
- a CDS encoding response regulator transcription factor, with protein MPFSRVSFNGKSQSPYHGKTVLVVDDSDISRLMLKAMIEAICGSLVVHEARDGDEAIKMVEKFKPDLITLDEEMPNKNGLDTVPELQKINPGGRIVLITAHKEENVKAKVKELAIEYVAKPITEAKVINLLS; from the coding sequence ATGCCCTTTAGTCGTGTTTCTTTCAATGGAAAATCTCAATCTCCTTATCATGGAAAAACCGTTTTAGTAGTAGATGACAGTGACATCTCTCGCCTGATGTTGAAGGCGATGATTGAGGCCATCTGTGGTAGCCTTGTCGTTCATGAGGCCAGGGATGGAGATGAAGCCATCAAGATGGTTGAGAAGTTTAAGCCGGATTTGATTACGCTCGATGAAGAAATGCCCAATAAGAACGGGTTGGATACAGTACCTGAGTTACAGAAGATCAATCCAGGCGGTCGAATTGTCCTGATCACGGCCCATAAAGAAGAAAACGTAAAAGCAAAAGTTAAAGAACTGGCCATTGAGTATGTTGCTAAGCCAATTACCGAAGCAAAGGTGATTAATCTATTAAGCTAA
- a CDS encoding GspE/PulE family protein: MDINKLLGRKLTLRDLVDILKSQNRLSAEDAAELFSNVDSSKNHSPIEQLAALRLADKQNSERTLDSATIAELLARVSGQHHFHIDPLKVDVASITSVMSYEFAQQHQILALEVTPTEVIIGSSEPFIDDWESGLRHVLRKEIKRAVVSPEDIRRYTVEFYNLARSVNSAATDRKGQTESKVTNMEQLLELGRKGSHDANDKHIVNIVDWLLQYAFDQRASDIHLEPRRDQGVLRFRIDGVLHAVYQFPVQVAMAVLSRIKILGRMNVAEKRKPQDGRLKTKSLEGNEVELRLSTMPTAFGEKLVMRVFDPDVLLKPFSELGLIQDDFKRWNQMTSENSGIVFVTGPTGSGKTTTLYSTLKALATPEVNVCTIEDPIEMVEPAFNQMQVQHNIDLTFASGVRSLLRQDPDIIMVGEIRDLETAEIAIEAALTGHLVLSTLHTNDAPTAVTRLQELGIPPYLIKATVLGVMAQRLVRRLCPHCKTSQPLDEGAWERLTRPWRAGVPTETYGPVGCLECRDTGYLGREGIYEVMPMSESLKEFVHEQTDLSQLRAQAYKEGMRSLRISGAQKVARGITTIEEVMRVAPLN, from the coding sequence GTGGATATTAATAAACTCTTAGGCCGAAAACTCACATTACGTGATTTGGTGGATATCCTGAAGTCGCAGAATCGACTTTCAGCGGAAGACGCTGCTGAATTGTTTTCGAATGTGGATTCGTCTAAGAATCATAGCCCGATCGAACAATTGGCTGCGCTACGTCTCGCTGATAAGCAAAATTCTGAGCGGACGTTGGATTCTGCGACCATTGCTGAGTTGTTGGCTCGGGTTTCCGGGCAACATCATTTCCACATCGACCCGTTGAAGGTGGATGTGGCGTCCATTACCTCTGTGATGTCCTATGAGTTTGCTCAGCAGCACCAGATTCTGGCTTTGGAGGTGACGCCTACCGAAGTGATCATCGGCTCCAGTGAACCCTTCATTGATGATTGGGAAAGCGGTTTGCGGCACGTTTTGAGAAAAGAAATTAAACGTGCGGTCGTTAGCCCGGAAGATATTCGTCGTTATACGGTCGAGTTCTATAATCTGGCTCGCTCAGTGAACAGTGCTGCCACTGATCGTAAGGGCCAGACGGAAAGCAAAGTTACCAACATGGAGCAGTTGTTGGAGCTTGGTCGTAAAGGTAGTCACGACGCCAATGATAAGCACATTGTGAATATTGTGGATTGGTTGCTGCAGTACGCCTTTGATCAGCGGGCCAGTGATATTCACCTGGAACCCCGTCGAGATCAGGGGGTGCTCCGTTTCCGTATTGATGGTGTGTTGCACGCGGTTTATCAGTTCCCGGTGCAGGTGGCGATGGCCGTATTAAGCCGGATCAAGATCTTGGGACGGATGAACGTGGCAGAAAAACGTAAGCCTCAGGACGGTCGTCTCAAAACCAAAAGTCTGGAAGGTAATGAGGTGGAGTTACGTTTATCCACAATGCCAACCGCCTTTGGTGAAAAGCTGGTAATGCGGGTATTTGACCCGGATGTGTTGCTGAAACCCTTCAGTGAGCTGGGGTTGATTCAGGACGATTTTAAACGCTGGAATCAGATGACGTCTGAGAACAGTGGTATTGTGTTTGTGACCGGGCCGACGGGTTCCGGTAAAACGACGACGCTTTATTCTACCTTGAAAGCGCTGGCTACCCCGGAAGTAAATGTGTGTACCATTGAAGATCCGATTGAAATGGTTGAGCCGGCATTTAACCAGATGCAGGTGCAGCATAACATCGATCTGACCTTTGCCAGCGGTGTGCGTTCTTTGCTTCGTCAGGACCCGGACATCATCATGGTGGGGGAGATTCGAGATCTGGAAACTGCTGAGATTGCTATTGAGGCAGCGTTGACCGGTCACTTGGTGCTTTCAACGTTACACACCAACGATGCTCCGACGGCGGTAACTCGTTTGCAGGAGCTGGGTATTCCTCCGTATCTGATCAAAGCTACTGTGTTGGGTGTGATGGCCCAGCGTCTGGTGCGTCGATTGTGTCCACACTGTAAAACTTCACAACCCTTGGATGAAGGCGCTTGGGAACGTTTGACGAGACCTTGGCGTGCGGGTGTGCCGACCGAGACCTATGGGCCAGTAGGATGTTTGGAATGTCGGGATACGGGCTATTTGGGGCGTGAAGGGATCTACGAGGTGATGCCAATGAGTGAATCGCTCAAAGAGTTTGTTCACGAACAAACGGACTTATCCCAGCTGCGGGCTCAAGCCTACAAGGAGGGGATGCGTTCCTTGAGAATCAGTGGTGCCCAAAAAGTAGCGCGTGGTATTACCACCATTGAAGAAGTCATGCGAGTGGCCCCACTGAACTAA
- a CDS encoding SDR family oxidoreductase, with the protein MTTKSKKELDVPKSSASIDQTKQILITGAGGALAQHVISILKREYRIVAVDFRRRVELGEDIPSYKVDFNKRGFEDIFRTYEFDGVLHLGRMGLHEANRTRRYNMNVLGTQKLFNLCLKYNVHQVLVLSTHHVYGADAYNPALLDETFPLKASELTQDLVDSVELENLSTIYKWKHPDLHITILRPCNIVGPGVRNTISMLLSQKYAPILFGFSPLMQFIHVEDMAEAIATAFSQNRPGIYNVAPDDWVSYQDALVECGCNRLPILSIPPSLPKFVAKFMNTRSFPEYLVNYFKYPVIIDGSLFRESFKWKPGRSLEEIFSYYREVK; encoded by the coding sequence ATGACAACCAAAAGCAAGAAAGAATTAGACGTACCAAAAAGCAGCGCCTCCATTGATCAAACCAAGCAAATCCTGATCACAGGAGCTGGCGGCGCACTTGCTCAACATGTGATTTCCATTCTGAAGCGCGAATACCGAATCGTTGCTGTAGATTTCCGTAGACGCGTAGAACTTGGTGAAGACATTCCAAGTTACAAAGTGGATTTCAACAAACGTGGCTTCGAAGATATTTTCAGAACCTATGAGTTTGATGGCGTACTGCATCTGGGCCGAATGGGTCTGCACGAAGCAAACCGTACCCGTCGCTACAACATGAACGTACTTGGCACACAGAAACTCTTCAACCTGTGCCTTAAATACAACGTACATCAGGTATTAGTGCTATCTACTCACCACGTATACGGTGCGGACGCCTATAATCCGGCACTGCTGGACGAGACCTTCCCACTGAAAGCTTCAGAATTAACCCAGGATCTGGTCGACTCCGTTGAGCTTGAAAACTTATCCACCATTTACAAGTGGAAACACCCGGATTTGCACATCACAATTCTGCGTCCATGCAACATTGTTGGGCCTGGCGTAAGAAACACCATCTCGATGCTACTTTCTCAAAAGTACGCACCGATTCTGTTTGGTTTCTCACCATTGATGCAGTTCATTCACGTGGAAGACATGGCAGAAGCCATTGCCACGGCATTCAGTCAGAATCGGCCAGGTATATATAACGTCGCCCCCGATGACTGGGTTTCGTATCAGGATGCTTTGGTGGAATGTGGATGTAATCGCTTACCGATACTGTCGATTCCACCATCGCTACCTAAATTTGTTGCGAAATTCATGAACACCCGCTCCTTCCCTGAGTATTTGGTGAATTATTTCAAATACCCGGTAATCATTGACGGCTCTCTATTCAGAGAGAGTTTTAAGTGGAAGCCAGGGCGCAGTTTGGAAGAGATCTTCTCGTATTATCGAGAAGTGAAATAA
- a CDS encoding cyclic nucleotide-binding domain-containing protein, translating into MLRDKATHLMLLLGEHPDHIERMAARLKELSKYLVSGLINDLPPRELNQIEDLYQDCDTNTLFYLQSGTIQVESNDRVVFYYEEGDLVGLQNTLDIPSPKLSSPDPVTVIAINKEIFADHVSNKPHWAQYLLILSTFFKDAYSRLAQIHSIPQTGFLTFKAGDLIIKEGDESAEVYTMLSGHADVMVKSKKVGDIYSEEIFGAMAAFTNSPRSASVVASEECHVLAVPKDQFVNLIQYHPKTCVSLIESMARKIKSMNEMITA; encoded by the coding sequence ATGCTCCGTGATAAGGCGACACACCTAATGCTATTACTTGGTGAACATCCAGACCACATAGAACGCATGGCGGCTCGACTCAAAGAGCTAAGCAAGTATTTGGTATCAGGGTTAATTAATGATTTACCTCCGAGAGAATTAAACCAGATTGAAGACCTGTATCAGGACTGCGATACCAACACACTTTTTTACCTTCAATCCGGCACCATTCAGGTAGAAAGCAATGATCGCGTGGTGTTTTATTATGAAGAGGGAGATCTAGTCGGCCTTCAGAACACGCTGGATATCCCGTCACCAAAACTCTCCAGCCCGGACCCGGTTACCGTTATCGCAATCAACAAAGAAATCTTTGCCGATCATGTATCCAACAAACCTCACTGGGCACAATACCTGTTAATCCTCTCGACCTTCTTCAAAGATGCCTATTCCCGTTTGGCACAAATCCACTCGATTCCCCAAACAGGCTTCCTCACCTTTAAAGCAGGCGACCTGATCATCAAGGAAGGAGACGAGTCCGCTGAAGTCTATACCATGCTCTCCGGTCATGCGGATGTCATGGTGAAGTCGAAAAAGGTCGGGGATATCTACAGCGAAGAAATTTTTGGTGCGATGGCGGCCTTTACCAACTCCCCTCGAAGTGCCAGCGTAGTGGCCTCCGAAGAATGCCACGTATTGGCCGTTCCGAAAGACCAGTTTGTGAACCTGATTCAATACCACCCGAAAACTTGCGTCAGCCTCATTGAAAGTATGGCCAGAAAAATTAAATCCATGAACGAGATGATCACGGCCTAA
- a CDS encoding Rieske (2Fe-2S) protein: protein MKYLCKLSDLENNQSKGFELDDDTSVFLVKKSDHVYGYKNYCPHLGVNLEWQPDQFLDSTDTLIQCAMHGALFSIESGLCISGPCNGQTLQRIAIHIEEDGIYLDEQ from the coding sequence ATGAAATACCTTTGTAAGCTCTCAGATCTTGAAAACAATCAAAGTAAAGGCTTTGAATTGGACGATGACACATCGGTGTTTCTGGTGAAAAAGTCGGACCATGTGTATGGCTACAAAAACTATTGCCCGCATCTGGGGGTCAATCTGGAGTGGCAACCGGATCAGTTTTTGGACAGCACGGATACGTTAATCCAATGTGCTATGCACGGTGCCTTGTTCAGTATTGAAAGTGGTTTGTGTATTAGTGGCCCATGTAATGGCCAAACGCTACAAAGAATTGCCATCCACATCGAAGAGGATGGCATTTATTTGGATGAGCAATAA